The window ACCTGGGGATCACCCTCTCGGTGGAGCGCGACGAGCGGACCGACGGCGAGCGCGCCGTCGCGTTCACGAAGGTCGCGGAGACGACGCGGGACAAGACGGAGTACTACCTCGCGGGCGGGACGAGAGACGAGTAACGGAAGCGAGAAACGGCCTGATCGCTCAGTCGGCTAGTCCGACGAGGCGGCCGGCAGCGGCTCCTGGGCCTCGACCAGCAGCTCCTCGGGCACGGTGTCGACGGGCTCGTTCTCCAGCAGGACGTCGATGGGCAGCGTCGGCGCGCCGTCGACGAGGTTCTCCATGAGGACGAGCCGTTCCCGGGCGCGGGACATGCCGACGTAGAAGACCCGCCGCTCGTTGTCGGTCAGCGTCGGGACGGGGTCGGTGTGCTTGGTGAACTCGCCGTCGCCGGGGATCGGCACGTCCTCCTGGTCGATGGTCGCGGCCATCTGCTCGACGACCTTCTCGGTGAGGTCGGTGCCGACGAACACGTGGTCGGCCTCGCGACCCTTGGCGGAGTGGATCGTGCCCAGGCGGACCTGGTCGGCGGCCATGCCGCGGTACTCGCCGCGGAAGTACGCCTCCACGGAGCGCTCCTGGAAGTTGGTCACCTTCCGGAGCATGTCGGCGGCCGAGCGCGGGTCCGGCGCGAAGGGCGCGTGGTCGCGGACGACGTCGGGGTCGATCTCGATCTCCGCGAGGTCCTCCTCCTCGGCCTCGTCGGCGATGTCGTCGAGCTCGTCGAACAGGTCGTCGCGCTCGCCGGTGCCGAACGCGGAGTCCATCAGCATGTCCGCCAGGCGCCGGGCCTCGAGGACGGTCATCGGCTCGTCTTCGTCCATGGCCTCGATGCCGCTGACGTACTCGCGCAGGCGGTCGGTCCACATCCGCTGGTCGGTCAGGCAGGTGAAGGGGATCCCCTGGCCGATGAACTCGTCCATGAACTGGAACATCTGGTAGCGGGCGCGAAAGAGCACCATGACGGTCCCCTCGTCGTCCTCGACCGTGCGGCGGATCTCCCGCACCAGGTCGAGCATCGAGGGGTTGGTCATGGGCAGGACCTCGCCGCCCTCCTTGCGCGGGTTGAGGTCCTTCTCCTGGCGCTTCTCGATGTGTCGGACCTCCCTGTTGACGACGTTCAGGATCGAGGAGGGCAGCCGGTAGGAGTTGGGGAGGATCTCGTCGACGTCGACGTCCTCGTCCAGCAGGAGGTCCGGATCGGCGCCCTGCCAGGCGTAGACGACCTGGTCGTCGTCGCCGGCGATGAGGATCCGCTCCATGTGGGGCTTCCACTCGTCGTAGACCTCGTACTGCAGGGTCGTGATGTCCTGGAACTCGTCGATGACGAGGTAGTCGACGCTGGGGAGCAGCGAGCGCTGCTCGACCCGCTCTAGCATGTCGGCGAACCCGGTCAGGTCGTGCTCGCCCTTGTAGGAGCGCCAGGCGCGGATGGCCTCGGGCACGTCCAGGCGGTCGTCGTCGCTGGGCCAGGTCGGCGTGTACTTGTTGCCCGTCTGGGCGTTGTCGTCGATCTCCGGCGGCAGCCGGACCTCCTCTTCGTCCCACTGGAAGGGGACGTCGTACCAGTCGGCGACGTCGCGGCCGGTCCGCTGGAGCCACTGGCTCGTCGCGATGACCTTGTTCCCGAGCGTCGTCGAGCGCGCGGAGCGCCGACGGGATCCCTCGTACTCGTCCTCGAACTCCAGACCGAACTCCTCGCAGAACTCCTCCTTGTCGGACTCGCCGACGACGTCGCCCCGAGAGAGATTCAGCAGTTCGTACGCCTTCGCGTGCATCGTGCAGACGTTCCCCTTCAGCGAGCGGGGGTTCATGTCGAGGCGCTCGGCCAGCCGCTCGCGGATCTCCGCGGCGGCGGCGCGCGTGTAGGAGACGACCAGCACGTCCCGGACCGCGACGTCCTCCTCTGTCAGTAGCTCCTCGACGCGGTCGAGCAGCGCCGTGGTCTTCCCGCTCCCCGGCCCACCGAAAAGCCGGACCACCTGTGGGCTCGTGTCAGCCATTGGGCATCTAGACGAGCTACTCACTCATAAACGACGTGCTTTGGGGGCCGGCTCGGCGAAACGCGGTCACCCCTGGGATTCGGTACCGTGACGCTCGCCGCTCGAGGTCGGTCTTTTCGGCCACGCTGCTCGCGTGTCGTTCGCTTCGCTCACTCCCGCTCGCTATCCGAGGTTCCTCACTCCGTTCGGAACCTCGCTACCGATACAGCGAGACGTACAGCATGCTGAACCCGACGATGTAGGGGATGGTCTCGGCCAGCTGGAAGAACGTGCGGACCATGGCCGTCGTCTCGCCGGCGCTGAGCTGCGTGACGAGGCTGGAGACGGCCACGGCCATGCTGATGAAGGCGAAGCCGATGAAGGCGTACTGCAGCCGCTCGGAGGGGCGTTTGCGGTAGGCCTGGAAGCTGATGAGCGTGATTCCAAGCGTCAGGCCGAACACGGCCATCCGCATCAACACGAGTACCCCCCGGGCGAGCGCGACGCCGTCCACCATCGCTTGCATAGGTGTGATCGGACTACTAAACTACTCGGGGTTCAGTTCGTCCCACAGCTGGCTGAAACGGTCTGGGAGGTTCTCCTCGCGGTAGATCCGGACCCGGTACTGGTCCTCCTCCAGTGAGATGACCGTCGACTCGAAGTTCGACTCGTAGACCTTGTAGTGGTTGCCGTCCTCGGCCACGAGGGTCCGGTCGGTCACGAGGTCGTACTCGTCGAGCATCTCTATGCGCCGGTACACCGTGGGGAGAGACAGGTCGCACTCCTCGGCGAGCTCCTTGGCCGACTTGGGGTCGCGGCTGATCGCGGCCAGCACTCGCCGGGCGTGCTGGTCCCCGATCGTGTCGAGAATCTCCTCGATGCTCTGCTCGTCGTCCACTATCCGGTGGTTTGCCTCCCGTCACATAAGCGTTTTCGAGCGCGAACCGACACGTCCGGAACCGGTCGTGCCGACGAGGCGACCAGTCGTCTCCCAATCGTCGGCGACCGTCTCGTCTCGGCCGGCGCTCCGCTCACGGGCCCGAACTGAATCCGGTCGTACAGGCGCTTTGACTGCTGCTACCGGCCTTCCGGAGGTTCTCGAGCCGGGGCTTTTTCACGCCGAGAAAACGCTGACTGGTTTATATGATACCTGCGGTCATAGGCTTCACTGCGGATCGACTCCAGGTGAATACGAATGTCCGGGGATCAACTCCGCCGCATGACGGTGGGCGAAACGGTGGGCACAGGAACCGACGAGCGATCGTCGTCTCTCGTCGGTAACGACCACGAGACGCCCGACAGCGGCGGGTCCGCACTGACCGACGTGCTGTCCTCGGTCGACGACCCTCGCGACGGAGACGTCACCGTCGACGAGGGGCTCGTCACGGAGAGCCTGGACGAGATCCTCATCGCGATGATCGCGTCGTCGGCCGAGGAGACGCACGGCACCGGACTGATGGACGAACTGGATCGTCTGTTCGACATCCAGCTGAGTCCGGGAACAGTCTACCCCCGGCTGCACGAGCTCGAATCCGAGGACCTCCTCGAGATGCACGAGCTCGTCCAGACGAAGCAGTACTCGATCGACGACCCCTCGAGTGCGCGCGACCGGGTCGAGCGAGCGGTGCAACAGCACCTCGCTATCGGGCTGTTCCTGCAGGCGTCGCTCGACGCACTCTAACCCCCCATTCACCCCCCACTTTCGATCGACCCCCATTCCGGTCCGACCCCCCATTTCGGACCACCCCCATTCAGGACCATCCCCCCCATTCTGGTCCAACCCCTTTCCTGTGGACGCCACACTGGCCGTCAGCGCTGGGTCCGGACCCAGCAGAGGAGTCGACGGTCCCGACGACCGAGGATACACTGTCGGACGCGCGGTCTCCGGAGAGAACCGCTGCGTGCGTCCTGATCGCCCGTTACGGCTGTCGCTTCCGATCCGAACGAGCACTCGAAAAACGTCGGAGAACCGCGTTCGCCGTCGGCTCAGCTATCGTCCCGGCATCCAGCCGCACACCGAGCACTCCGTCGCACCCTCGTCGTGGAGCCCGCCACAGTCCGGACACTGCTTCTTGTTATAGCTCTCCTCCCAGCCGGGGGATTCGACGTTGTGGCCGCGTTGGGACAGGAATTCATCGATCATGTCGTCGGTACTCGGTGCGGAGGCCATACATGCCATGGTATACCACACCAGCGTAAATGTCTGTTGGTAGAGGCCAATGGTACCACGTAACACTCGAGACCGCGTCGCCACTCCGTGACTGTTCCTGACACTCCGACGCGGCTACCGCTATCGGCTCACTGATCCGATCGTCACGGCGTCGTGACTATCGAGCGTGAAAACGGAAAGTGGGTGGTGGGTGGGGTGGGTGGGAAGGGGGGATCGGCACCAGGAATGGTGCCGTGCCAGTTTCTGAGGGGTCGCGGATAATAAAGGCATCGCCGATGTTCTCTTTGTTGATAATTGGATGCTGGTTCAGTCGCATCTCCGCCCGCGATGTGGCACCGTGCCCCCTGCGCGTGACCGGCAGGATCCTATTTCCCGCAGACGACGCGAGAACGGCGCGAGCCACACGAATCTCCCGCGCTACTGCTCCCCAGAAGAGTGAGTACGGGTATCCTCGTAAACGAAGCGAGCGAGTGTTCGGGAGAGCGGCGCTCTCACGGCGGATCTGAACCGCGAGGACTCCCTGCGGTCGTCCTCTGGGCTCAAATCCGCCTTGTCCATTTGCCGCTCACGAGTTGTTCGCGGCAAAGTGGGTCCGGGCGGATTTGAACCTCGGTCGGAGCAAAGCTCCTCCCTGCTTCAAATCCGCCGACCGCCTTCACACACGCGGCGCTCGAAAGCGAGCGCCGCGAGAGTAGCAGTGGGTCCGGGCGGATTTGAACCGGAACCAGACGTGCTCGCTTCGCTACGCGCGACTGGTGGGGTTCAAATCCGCGAGACCATTTGCTCCTCACGTTCGTTCGTCGCAAAATGGGTCCGGGCGGATTTGAACCGCCGACTACTTCCTTGTAAGGGAAGTGTCATAACCACTAGACCACAGACCCGCTACCGGAAGCAAATCGGCGGGGAGGAATAACGCTTTCTCTCTGGGGCGGAACGCTTACGCCGTCGACCTGCGATTACTCGCCCATGGTACGGCGGTCGACGGCGGCTTTCGCGGTGGTGGTAGCGGTGATCGCGGTCGTCGCGCTCCTCCTGCAGACGGGGCTGTGGATCAGCCTGCTCCCCGTCGGCGAGTACGACGAGACGACAGTGACCGTCGTCGACGGCGACGACGAGCAGCTGGGGGCCGTCGAGGCCCGCGTCGCGGACTCGACGACCAAGCGACTCGTCGGGCTCAGCCGGACGGACGCGCTCGGCCCGGACGATGGGATGCTGTTCGTCCACGGCGAGGCGGAGCGCCACGCCTACGTCATGCGGGAGATGGACTTCCCGCTGGACATCGTCTTCGTGGCGGCCAACGGCACGATCACCGAGATCCACCACGCGTCGGTCCCGTCCGGGGACGGGGACCTGCGAGAGTATCCCGGTCACGGGAAGTACGTCCTCGAGGTCCAGCGGGGCTGGACAAACCGAACGGACACCGCGGTCGGCGACCGCGTGCGGTCGCCCGTTATGGAGTGACGCACGGGCACCGCTCCCCGAGGCCGGACCCGAACGCGGCCGTGGGGCTCGGTAGCACGGGGACGACGGCCTTTTGGCCGGCGCGCCCCTGACACGTTCGTGGACATCGACGCCGGCGACGACGACGCCTTCGAGGACGTGCGCAAGCACGTCGACCACCCGATGCGGCGGCTGTTCGCCGAGTACGGCAGCGACAACGCCGGCGCGTTCGCCGTCGGGTTCGTCAGCAGCGTCGTCGCCCGTCTGCTGGACCTGCTCCCGCCCGTGCTGCTGGGCATCGCCATCGACGCCATCTTCCGCGGCGAGCGGCGCTTCGCGCTCGGTCCGGTCCCGCTCGATCGGTACGCGTCCGACCCCGAGAGCCAGGTCGTCCTGACGGCGGGGATCGTCGCCGGGGCCTTCCTCCTGGGCGCTGGCTTTCACTGGCTGCGCAACTGGGGGTGGAACGCCTTCGCCCAGCACATCCAGCACGACGTCCGGACCGACACCTACGACAAGATGCAGCGGCTGAACCTCTCCTTCTACGCGCAGAAGCAGACCGGCGAGATGATGTCGGTGCTGTCGAACGACGTCAACCGCCTCGAACGCTTTCTCAACGACGGGATGAACTCCGCGTTCCGGCTGGCCGTGATGGTGCTTGGCATCGCCGCCATCCTCTTCTACTACAACTGGCAGCTGGCCCTCGTCACCATCGTCGTCGTCCCCGCCATCGCCTTCTTCACCTACCGGTTCATCCAGACCATCCAGCCGAAGTACGCCGACGTGCGCTCCTCCGTGGGGCAACTGAACTCCCGGCTGGAGAACAACCTCGGCGGCATCCAGGTGATCAAGACGGCCAACACGGAGGACTTCGAGTCCGAGCGCGTCGAGGACGTCTCCGAGGACTACTTCGACGCCAACTGGGACGCCATCGAGACGCGCATCCGCTTCTTCCCGGGGCTGCGCGTGCTCGCGGGCGCGGGCTTCGTCGTCACGTTCCTCGTCGGCGGCCTGTGGGTCTACGCCGGCGAGGGCCCGTGGTTCTTCACCGGGACGCTCTCGACGGGGGAGTTCGTCGTCTTCATCCTCCTCTCGCAGCGTTTTATATGGCCTATGGCGCAGTTCGGTCAAATTATAAACATGTACCAGCGGGCCTACGCCTCAGCCGAGCGCGTGTTCGGCCTGATGGACACGCCCAGCCGCATCGAGGAGGCGCCCGGCGCCGACCCGCTCGACGTCACCGAGGGCCGCGTCGAGTACGACGACGTCACCTTCGGCTACGAGAGCGAGGCCGGGACGGCCGGGGAGACCGTCCTCGAGGACGTCTCCTTCACCGTCGAGGGCGGGGACACGGTCGCGCTGGTCGGCCCCACCGGCGCCGGCAAGTCGACCGTGATGAAGCTCCTCCTGCGGATGTACGACGTCGACGACGGCGCGGTCCGGATCGACGGTCAGGACGTCCGCGATGTGACCATCCCCAGCCTGCGGGAGTCGATCGGCTACGTCAGCCAGGAGACGTTCCTCTTCTACGGGACGGTCCGGGAGAACATCACCTACGGCGCCTTCGACGCGGACGACGAGGCCGTGATCGAGGCCGCGAAGGCCGCCGAGGCCCACGGGTTCATCCAGAACCTCCCGGAGGGGTACGACACGATGGTCGGCGAGCGCGGCGTGAAGCTCTCGGGCGGCCAGCGCCAGCGCGTCGCCATCGCCCGGGCGGTCCTCAAGGACCCCGAGGTCCTCGTGCTCGACGAGGCCACCAGCGACGTCGACACGGAGACGGAGATGCTGATCCAGCGCTCGCTGGATCGGCTGACCGCCGACCGGACGACCTTCGCCATCGCCCACCGCCTCTCGACGATCAAGGACGCCGACCAGATCGTCGTCCTCGAGGACGGCCGCGTCGTCGAGCGCGGCACGCACGAGGAACTCCTGGCCGAGGACGGCCTGTACGCCAACCTCTGGGCCGTCCAGGCCGGCGAGATCGACGAGCTACCGGAGGAGTTCGTCCGGCGGGCCACGGAACGCCGGTCCCGCGTCGAGGCCGACGACGCAGACGCCGAAGCGGACGACGACTGACGTGAGGTTCCGAGCGATAGCGAGGAATCTCATACGGGCGAGCGGGAGTGACAACAGGAGCGACACGCGAGCCCTCGGAAACACGAGCGGGAGTGAGCGGAGCGAACGACACGCGAGCCGCGAGGTCCGCGTACAACACCGTCCTGTGCTACCGCACAACAATCATTATTATCAATGCAGTTCAACGTCGGGACGTGCCAGTGACGCAGCTGGCGAGCGCGCTCGTCATGGGCGCGCTCGTCGCGGTCGTGGTGGCCGCGGTGGTCCGCGGCCGGCGGTGGCGGCAGTACGCTCCGCGACCGGACGAGGACGTCGAGGCGCGTCCGCTCCCCGCCGGGGCGTCCGACGACCCCGTCGGGCTCTGGGTCGCGGCGTTCGTCGTGGCCGCGCTCGGCGCGATGGTCGGCGCCGTCGCGCTCGTCTCGACGCCGGACCTCGGGCTCACGTCCGGCCCCGTCCTGATCGGCGCGGCCGGTATCGTCTCGCTGTACCTCCTCAGCGGCGTGTACTTCCTCGCGCGGGAGCGGGGCCACCCGAACTCGCTGGCCGTCGCGGAGACGGCGACCGTCGTCGGCGCGCTCTTCCTCGCCGCCGTCGCTTTCCAGCTGATCGGCGCGTGATCCGTCAGGTGATCGAGTAGGCCGCGGCGGCGGTCAGCGCAAGCGCGACGACCAGGCCGCCGGCGGCCAGGTACGACACCGCCCGCGGCTCCCAGCGGAGGTGCTGGTAGTAGCCGGCCACCAGCAGCGCCTTGGCCGCCGAGAGGACCACGATGATCCAGACGGCCAGCCAGTAGCTGGACTCCAGCAGGC of the Halomicrobium salinisoli genome contains:
- a CDS encoding UvrD-helicase domain-containing protein, coding for MADTSPQVVRLFGGPGSGKTTALLDRVEELLTEEDVAVRDVLVVSYTRAAAAEIRERLAERLDMNPRSLKGNVCTMHAKAYELLNLSRGDVVGESDKEEFCEEFGLEFEDEYEGSRRRSARSTTLGNKVIATSQWLQRTGRDVADWYDVPFQWDEEEVRLPPEIDDNAQTGNKYTPTWPSDDDRLDVPEAIRAWRSYKGEHDLTGFADMLERVEQRSLLPSVDYLVIDEFQDITTLQYEVYDEWKPHMERILIAGDDDQVVYAWQGADPDLLLDEDVDVDEILPNSYRLPSSILNVVNREVRHIEKRQEKDLNPRKEGGEVLPMTNPSMLDLVREIRRTVEDDEGTVMVLFRARYQMFQFMDEFIGQGIPFTCLTDQRMWTDRLREYVSGIEAMDEDEPMTVLEARRLADMLMDSAFGTGERDDLFDELDDIADEAEEEDLAEIEIDPDVVRDHAPFAPDPRSAADMLRKVTNFQERSVEAYFRGEYRGMAADQVRLGTIHSAKGREADHVFVGTDLTEKVVEQMAATIDQEDVPIPGDGEFTKHTDPVPTLTDNERRVFYVGMSRARERLVLMENLVDGAPTLPIDVLLENEPVDTVPEELLVEAQEPLPAASSD
- a CDS encoding DUF7521 family protein; amino-acid sequence: MVDGVALARGVLVLMRMAVFGLTLGITLISFQAYRKRPSERLQYAFIGFAFISMAVAVSSLVTQLSAGETTAMVRTFFQLAETIPYIVGFSMLYVSLYR
- a CDS encoding ArsR/SmtB family transcription factor encodes the protein MDDEQSIEEILDTIGDQHARRVLAAISRDPKSAKELAEECDLSLPTVYRRIEMLDEYDLVTDRTLVAEDGNHYKVYESNFESTVISLEEDQYRVRIYREENLPDRFSQLWDELNPE
- a CDS encoding PadR family transcriptional regulator; the encoded protein is MTVGETVGTGTDERSSSLVGNDHETPDSGGSALTDVLSSVDDPRDGDVTVDEGLVTESLDEILIAMIASSAEETHGTGLMDELDRLFDIQLSPGTVYPRLHELESEDLLEMHELVQTKQYSIDDPSSARDRVERAVQQHLAIGLFLQASLDAL
- a CDS encoding HVO_0416 family zinc finger protein, with protein sequence MASAPSTDDMIDEFLSQRGHNVESPGWEESYNKKQCPDCGGLHDEGATECSVCGWMPGR
- a CDS encoding DUF192 domain-containing protein — its product is MVRRSTAAFAVVVAVIAVVALLLQTGLWISLLPVGEYDETTVTVVDGDDEQLGAVEARVADSTTKRLVGLSRTDALGPDDGMLFVHGEAERHAYVMREMDFPLDIVFVAANGTITEIHHASVPSGDGDLREYPGHGKYVLEVQRGWTNRTDTAVGDRVRSPVME
- a CDS encoding ABC transporter ATP-binding protein, with the translated sequence MDIDAGDDDAFEDVRKHVDHPMRRLFAEYGSDNAGAFAVGFVSSVVARLLDLLPPVLLGIAIDAIFRGERRFALGPVPLDRYASDPESQVVLTAGIVAGAFLLGAGFHWLRNWGWNAFAQHIQHDVRTDTYDKMQRLNLSFYAQKQTGEMMSVLSNDVNRLERFLNDGMNSAFRLAVMVLGIAAILFYYNWQLALVTIVVVPAIAFFTYRFIQTIQPKYADVRSSVGQLNSRLENNLGGIQVIKTANTEDFESERVEDVSEDYFDANWDAIETRIRFFPGLRVLAGAGFVVTFLVGGLWVYAGEGPWFFTGTLSTGEFVVFILLSQRFIWPMAQFGQIINMYQRAYASAERVFGLMDTPSRIEEAPGADPLDVTEGRVEYDDVTFGYESEAGTAGETVLEDVSFTVEGGDTVALVGPTGAGKSTVMKLLLRMYDVDDGAVRIDGQDVRDVTIPSLRESIGYVSQETFLFYGTVRENITYGAFDADDEAVIEAAKAAEAHGFIQNLPEGYDTMVGERGVKLSGGQRQRVAIARAVLKDPEVLVLDEATSDVDTETEMLIQRSLDRLTADRTTFAIAHRLSTIKDADQIVVLEDGRVVERGTHEELLAEDGLYANLWAVQAGEIDELPEEFVRRATERRSRVEADDADAEADDD
- a CDS encoding cytochrome C oxidase subunit IV family protein, whose product is MSHARLYTAIFGVLFVLATVQVGVEFAGLLESSYWLAVWIIVVLSAAKALLVAGYYQHLRWEPRAVSYLAAGGLVVALALTAAAAYSIT